The proteins below come from a single Miscanthus floridulus cultivar M001 chromosome 1, ASM1932011v1, whole genome shotgun sequence genomic window:
- the LOC136543500 gene encoding protein HUA2-LIKE 2-like isoform X6 gives MGDECCVVNSAPEPAENVSVLDEMRDISLRTNSFSNKQRDAQPQNCYTRSRVPSLRKSRSSISVESRKAQGSGKFFYHTNLASIDLVPGEHKEHSSRHRHEDDKANSGSVSTSDNVWLHSGGGTSNQPTLGASNSNRMFNPPAKVDSTCNSEASENGTSETELKSNGTSNTAVIFTRKRKSDRKPVPHYKDCTTPNKDEQLRAEYSEILPDSPNSKNEVSKSDGDEHLPLVKRARVRMGRSQLEDSPVDEIDASNKKPELATTLDQCDRNGKPASPANDYLADQVSTVVNSASNPSCKFDTTILLKEAHLPWKNKEYHPKILALDVEAALPPSKRLHRALEAMSANVAENINNIPEVTGPNEMALNGSLLTANSHSNKSADAVVTVSNNPVIVQSPEPSLDTQFVHNPSGKCTSEPILQNNTIPDSASVPSRENDSCEETLMDTKTANGSCVFSELDNDSCGKTSALCMKLNRPALDVTQATSVPDRLSSCLEKASENVSASGVKETKPFGSAVCDVDRSAEPIDRSNNNVMSNTIQHSETIVVDSVNNVGDTASNSSLATKSSSIQSDADTRTSEVHTFSSLALKELNHRKIKDRSTSPDSMPMKELIAVAQARRFSRSTSFPDNFLNAKYIPETSINTPPKEGSHRQLSPSNRIIRPTSGNDNVHSRSPFDNIQPKKLAGHDEANAARRSFKDFLSTLTRTKESISRATRLAIECAKFGIAGEAIDIIVEHLEKESNLYKRVDLFFLVDSITQCSRNQKGGSGDVYPSLIQAVLPRILYAAAPPGNSAWENRKQCLKVLKLWLERKTLSEYVIRHHIREIETINEASFGSSRRPSRTERALNDPLRDNEGMLVDEYGSNAGFQLPNLICTKVLEEEEESSSEDRSLSFEAVTPEQDAPYNDDNEESQIPVEKHHHILEEVDGELEMEDVAPPSDIEATTKCQTEQSDTNCAPSDQRHSDVGPPLPVDWPPSPPPLPSSPPPVPPPLPAPVPQSAQMQPKLQMASDPIGPHPPRTTYNVQSQQPHSIAEHPGNMNSSAASLPPPPFNNSGYGAQPNQIPPPPPMAPLNPPGPHGSFPAPPAPYHGNNYHRPPATTMPNEGYHLQPPPPPPPPNQFPSVPPEHQHRPHHWGNNCPPYPERYRYNGHDRGHHRHDRRHHGHDRQQHYDDRGYHYDDRGYHYDDRGHYFDDRRHHFDDREHHFDERAIRGPMHNEAADRGRYPFPPAGPPPIPDHFEAPPAPMHYGRPSDPPPGPCAGWSRPPRISNDYSPSRHSVEPPVSHAAGGHGGWRPR, from the exons ATGGGTGACGAGTGCTGTGTTGTAAATTCTGCCCCTGAGCCTGCTGAAAATGTATCCGTCCTTGATGAAATGAGGGATATTTCTTTGCGTACTAATTCATTTTCAAATAAGCAAAGGGATGCACAGCCACAAAATTGCTACACACGTAGTAGGGTTCCATCTCTGCGGAAGTCAAGAAGTTCAATAAGTGTGGAATCGAGAAAGGCTCAAGGTTCTGGTAAATTTTTTTATCATACCAATTTGGCTTCTATTGATTTGGTTCCTGGTGAACATAAGGAACATTCCAGTCGTCATAGGCATGAGGATGACAAAGCTAACTCAGGTTCTGTTTCTACATCAGATAATGTCTGGTTGCATTCTGGCGGAGGCACTTCCAACCAACCAACTTTGGGGGCTAGTAACAGCAACAGAATGTTTAATCCTCCTGCTAAGGTGGATAGTACTTGTAACAGTGAAGCATCTGAAAATGGAACTTCAGAGACAGAATTGAAATCAAATGGCACATCAAACACAGCAGTAATTTTCACGAGAAAAAGAAAATCAGATAGAAAACCTGTTCCTCATTATAAAGATTGTACAACACCAAATAAAGATGAGCAATTACGTGCTGAGTACAGTGAAATCCTTCCAGATTCTCCAAATTCGAAGAATGAAGTAAGCAAGTCAGATGGAGATGAGCACTTGCCATTGGTCAAAAGGGCAAGGGTCCGAATGGGAAGGTCTCAGTTGGAGGATTCACCAGTTGATGAAATTGATGCTTCTAATAAGAAGCCAGAGCTTGCAACAACCTTGGACCAATGTGATAGGAATGGTAAACCTGCAAGTCCTGCCAATGATTACTTAGCTGATCAGGTGTCCACAGTCGTAAATTCTGCTTCTAATCCGTCCTGCAAATTTGACACAACTATCCTGTTAAAGGAAGCTCATCTTCCTTGGAAGAATAAAGAATACCATCCAAAAATTTTAGCATTAGATGTGGAAGCTGCTTTGCCTCCTTCAAAACGCCTTCATCGTGCCTTAGAAGCGATGTCTGCTAATGTTGCTGAGAATATCAACAATATACCTGAAGTGACAGGACCAAATGAAATGGCTCTAAATGGCTCTTTGTTGACAGCAAACAGCCATTCTAATAAATCTGCAGATGCAGTAGTCACAGTATCCAATAATCCTGTAATAGTTCAAAGCCCTGAACCTTCTTTAGACACACAGTTCGTGCATAACCCATCGGGCAAATGTACCTCAGAACCAATTTTACAAAATAACACCATTCCTGATTCTGCTTCAGTTCCTTCAAGAGAAAATGATTCCTGTGAAGAAACCCTCATGGATACTAAAACGGCCAATGGTTCTTGTGTTTTTAGTGAACTAGATAATGATTCCTGTGGGAAAACTTCAGCCCTTTGTATGAAATTGAATCGGCCTGCACTTGATGTTACACAAGCCACATCTGTACCTGACCGGTTGTCTTCATGTTTGGAGAAAGCCAGTGAAAATGTGTCAGCAAGTGGTGTCAAAGAGACGAAACCATTTGGCTCTGCTGTTTGTGATGTTGACAGAAGTGCAGAACCGATTGACCGTTCAAACAACAATGTGATGAGCAACACTATACAACATAGTGAGACTATTGTAGTGGATTCAGTGAACAATGTGGGGGATACGGCAAGCAACTCTTCGTTGGCTACTAAATCATCCAGTATACAATCCGATGCAGACACCCGGACATCTGAAGT GCATACGTTCTCATCTTTGGCATTGAAAGAACTGAACCATAGAAAAATTAAGGACAGGAGCACTTCTCCAGATTCAATGCCAATGAAAGAACTTATAGCTGTTGCACAAGCTAGAAGGTTTTCTCGATCAACTTCCTTTCCAGATAACTTCCTAAATGCCAAGTATATTCCTGAGACATCAATAAATACACCTCCCAAGGAAGGATCACACAGGCAGTTGTCACCCTCAAATCGGATAATCAGGCCCACCTCTGGAAATGATAATGTTCATTCTCGGAGTCCTTTTGATAATATTCAACCGAAGAAATTAGCAGGGCATGATGAAGCCAATGCAGCACGAAGGTCTTTCAAAGATTTCCTCAGTACATTGACAAGAACCAAAGAAAGTATATCACGCGCGACACGTCTTGCTATTGAGTGTGCTAAATTTGGCATTGCTGGTGAG GCAATTGACATCATCGTTGAACACCTGGAAAAGGAATCAAATTTATATAAGAGGGTGGATCTCTTCTTTCTTGTAGATTCAATAACACAATGCTCCCGCAATCAGAAAG GTGGATCTGGAGATGTATATCCCTCTCTCATTCAGGCAGTTCTACCTCGAATTCTCTATGCTGCTGCACCTCCTGGAAACTCAGCATGGGAGAATCGAAAGCAATGTCTCAAG GTTTTGAAACTTTGGCTTGAAAGGAAAACACTTTCAGAATATGTCATCCGTCACCATATTAGAGAAATTGAGACTATCAACGAGGCATCATTTGGAAGTTCTCGCCGTCCTTCAAGAACAGAGAGAGCTCTAAATGACCCTTTGCGTGACAATGAAGGAATGCTTGTTGATGAGTATGGGAG CAATGCTGGTTTTCAGCTACCCAACTTAATTTGTACAAAAGTacttgaagaagaggaagaaagctCTTCTGAAGATAGGAGCTTGAGCTTTGAAGCTGTTACACCTGAACAGGATGCCCCATATAATGATGACAATGAAGAATCTCAAATACCTGTTGAGAAGCATCACCACATTCTTGAAGAGGTTGATGGTGAGCTTGAGATGGAGGATGTAGCTCCACCATCTGATATTGAAGCAACCACCAAATGCCAAACAGAGCAAAGTGACACCAATTGTGCACCATCTGATCAACGGCATTCAGATGTTGGCCCTCCACTTCCTGTGGACTGGCCTCCATCACCTCCGCCGTTGCCATCATCTCCTCCGCCTGTGCCACCTCCTCTACCTGCCCCCGTTCCTCAGAGTGCGCAGATGCAGCCTAAATTACAAATGGCATCTGATCCCATTGGGCCGCATCCTCCAAGAACTACATAT AATGTTCAAAGTCAACAACCGCATTCAATTGCAGAGCACCCAGGTAACATGAATTCTTCTGCTGCATCATTGCCACCCCCACCTTTTAATAATTCGGGATATGGAGCGCAACCAAATCAGATACCACCTCCCCCACCAATGGCACCACTCAATCCTCCTGGTCCCCATGGTAGTTTCCCTGCTCCCCCAGCACCATACCATGGGAATAACTATCATCGGCCTCCAGCCACAACAATGCCTAACGAGGGATATCATCTGCAACCACCACCCCCTCCACCACCTCCAAATCAATTCCCTTCTGTGCCGCCAGAACACCAACATAGGCCACATCACTGGGGTAATAACTGTCCACCTTATCCTGAGAGATATCGGTACAATGGACATGATCGAGGTCATCACAGACATGATAGAAGGCATCATGGGCATGACAGACAACAACATTATGATGATAGAGGATACCACTATGATGATAGAGGATATCACTATGATGATAGAGGCCATTACTTCGATGATAGAAGACATCATTTTGATGACAGAGAACATCACTTCGATGAGAGAGCTATTAGGGGGCCAATGCACAATGAGGCTGCTGACAGGGGAAGATATCCTTTTCCTCCAG CAGGACCTCCTCCGATTCCTGACCATTTTGAAGCTCCACCAGCCCCAATGCACTATGGGCGACCTTCAGATCCTCCACCAGGGCCTTGTGCAGGGTGGTCTAGGCCACCTAGGATATCTAATGACTATTCTCCCTCAAGACATTCTGTGGAGCCTCCAGTTTCACATGCAGCTGGAG GACATGGTGGATGGAGACCTAGATAA
- the LOC136543500 gene encoding protein HUA2-LIKE 2-like isoform X5 → MAPAKRKRAAAAAAAAAAAASKWKVGDLVLAKMKGFPAWPAMISEPEQWKMPSTKKKPLVYFYGTKQIAFCNYADLEAFTEEKKRSLLAKRHGKGADFLRAVDEIIEVYDSLRDKGNNKVDLGAEEVKPGVEKFAENNSCMDTENLVSSSYMHNDKKIEDHYVTTRRHDMVNSDRPSVTIMGDECCVVNSAPEPAENVSVLDEMRDISLRTNSFSNKQRDAQPQNCYTRSRVPSLRKSRSSISVESRKAQGSGKFFYHTNLASIDLVPGEHKEHSSRHRHEDDKANSGSVSTSDNVWLHSGGGTSNQPTLGASNSNRMFNPPAKVDSTCNSEASENGTSETELKSNGTSNTAVIFTRKRKSDRKPVPHYKDCTTPNKDEQLRAEYSEILPDSPNSKNEVSKSDGDEHLPLVKRARVRMGRSQLEDSPVDEIDASNKKPELATTLDQCDRNGKPASPANDYLADQVSTVVNSASNPSCKFDTTILLKEAHLPWKNKEYHPKILALDVEAALPPSKRLHRALEAMSANVAENINNIPEVTGPNEMALNGSLLTANSHSNKSADAVVTVSNNPVIVQSPEPSLDTQFVHNPSGKCTSEPILQNNTIPDSASVPSRENDSCEETLMDTKTANGSCVFSELDNDSCGKTSALCMKLNRPALDVTQATSVPDRLSSCLEKASENVSASGVKETKPFGSAVCDVDRSAEPIDRSNNNVMSNTIQHSETIVVDSVNNVGDTASNSSLATKSSSIQSDADTRTSEVHTFSSLALKELNHRKIKDRSTSPDSMPMKELIAVAQARRFSRSTSFPDNFLNAKYIPETSINTPPKEGSHRQLSPSNRIIRPTSGNDNVHSRSPFDNIQPKKLAGHDEANAARRSFKDFLSTLTRTKESISRATRLAIECAKFGIAGEAIDIIVEHLEKESNLYKRVDLFFLVDSITQCSRNQKGGSGDVYPSLIQAVLPRILYAAAPPGNSAWENRKQCLKVLKLWLERKTLSEYVIRHHIREIETINEASFGSSRRPSRTERALNDPLRDNEGMLVDEYGSNAGFQLPNLICTKVLEEEEESSSEDRSLSFEAVTPEQDAPYNDDNEESQIPVEKHHHILEEVDGELEMEDVAPPSDIEATTKCQTEQSDTNCAPSDQRHSDVGPPLPVDWPPSPPPLPSSPPPVPPPLPAPVPQSAQMQPKLQMASDPIGPHPPRTTYNVQSQQPHSIAEHPGNMNSSAASLPPPPFNNSGYGAQPNQIPPPPPMAPLNPPGPHGSFPAPPAPYHGNNYHRPPATTMPNEGYHLQPPPPPPPPNQFPSVPPEHQHRPHHWGNNCPPYPERYRYNGHDRGHHRHDRRHHGHDRQQHYDDRGYHYDDRGYHYDDRGHYFDDRRHHFDDREHHFDERAIRGPMHNEAADRGRYPFPPVISRTSSDS, encoded by the exons ATGGCGCCAGCGAAGAGGAAGCGCGCAGCGgctgcggcggccgcggcggcggctgccgCGTCCAAGTGGAAGGTGGGCGACCTCGTGCTCGCCAAGATGAAGGGCTTCCCGGCCTGGCCGGCTATG ATTAGTGAACCAGAGCAGTGGAAGATGCCTTCTACTAAAAAGAAACCGCTGGTTTATTTCTATGGTACTAAACAGAT TGCTTTCTGCAATTATGCTGATCTCGAGGCATTCACTGAAGAGAAAAAAAGATCTCTACTTGCTAAGCGACATGGTAAAGGGGCTGATTTCCTGAGAGCAGTTGATGAGATAATTGAAGTTTATGATTCTCTAAGGGATAAAGGTAATAACAAGGTTGACTTGGGTGCTGAAGAAGTAAAGCCAGGCGTAGAAAAGTTTGCTGAAAATAATAGCTGCATGGATACTGAAAATCTGGTCAGTAGCTCTTATATGCACAATGATAAAAAGATAGAAGATCATTATGTCACTACCAGGAGACATGACATGGTCAATTCTGACAGGCCTTCAGTCACTATAATGGGTGACGAGTGCTGTGTTGTAAATTCTGCCCCTGAGCCTGCTGAAAATGTATCCGTCCTTGATGAAATGAGGGATATTTCTTTGCGTACTAATTCATTTTCAAATAAGCAAAGGGATGCACAGCCACAAAATTGCTACACACGTAGTAGGGTTCCATCTCTGCGGAAGTCAAGAAGTTCAATAAGTGTGGAATCGAGAAAGGCTCAAGGTTCTGGTAAATTTTTTTATCATACCAATTTGGCTTCTATTGATTTGGTTCCTGGTGAACATAAGGAACATTCCAGTCGTCATAGGCATGAGGATGACAAAGCTAACTCAGGTTCTGTTTCTACATCAGATAATGTCTGGTTGCATTCTGGCGGAGGCACTTCCAACCAACCAACTTTGGGGGCTAGTAACAGCAACAGAATGTTTAATCCTCCTGCTAAGGTGGATAGTACTTGTAACAGTGAAGCATCTGAAAATGGAACTTCAGAGACAGAATTGAAATCAAATGGCACATCAAACACAGCAGTAATTTTCACGAGAAAAAGAAAATCAGATAGAAAACCTGTTCCTCATTATAAAGATTGTACAACACCAAATAAAGATGAGCAATTACGTGCTGAGTACAGTGAAATCCTTCCAGATTCTCCAAATTCGAAGAATGAAGTAAGCAAGTCAGATGGAGATGAGCACTTGCCATTGGTCAAAAGGGCAAGGGTCCGAATGGGAAGGTCTCAGTTGGAGGATTCACCAGTTGATGAAATTGATGCTTCTAATAAGAAGCCAGAGCTTGCAACAACCTTGGACCAATGTGATAGGAATGGTAAACCTGCAAGTCCTGCCAATGATTACTTAGCTGATCAGGTGTCCACAGTCGTAAATTCTGCTTCTAATCCGTCCTGCAAATTTGACACAACTATCCTGTTAAAGGAAGCTCATCTTCCTTGGAAGAATAAAGAATACCATCCAAAAATTTTAGCATTAGATGTGGAAGCTGCTTTGCCTCCTTCAAAACGCCTTCATCGTGCCTTAGAAGCGATGTCTGCTAATGTTGCTGAGAATATCAACAATATACCTGAAGTGACAGGACCAAATGAAATGGCTCTAAATGGCTCTTTGTTGACAGCAAACAGCCATTCTAATAAATCTGCAGATGCAGTAGTCACAGTATCCAATAATCCTGTAATAGTTCAAAGCCCTGAACCTTCTTTAGACACACAGTTCGTGCATAACCCATCGGGCAAATGTACCTCAGAACCAATTTTACAAAATAACACCATTCCTGATTCTGCTTCAGTTCCTTCAAGAGAAAATGATTCCTGTGAAGAAACCCTCATGGATACTAAAACGGCCAATGGTTCTTGTGTTTTTAGTGAACTAGATAATGATTCCTGTGGGAAAACTTCAGCCCTTTGTATGAAATTGAATCGGCCTGCACTTGATGTTACACAAGCCACATCTGTACCTGACCGGTTGTCTTCATGTTTGGAGAAAGCCAGTGAAAATGTGTCAGCAAGTGGTGTCAAAGAGACGAAACCATTTGGCTCTGCTGTTTGTGATGTTGACAGAAGTGCAGAACCGATTGACCGTTCAAACAACAATGTGATGAGCAACACTATACAACATAGTGAGACTATTGTAGTGGATTCAGTGAACAATGTGGGGGATACGGCAAGCAACTCTTCGTTGGCTACTAAATCATCCAGTATACAATCCGATGCAGACACCCGGACATCTGAAGT GCATACGTTCTCATCTTTGGCATTGAAAGAACTGAACCATAGAAAAATTAAGGACAGGAGCACTTCTCCAGATTCAATGCCAATGAAAGAACTTATAGCTGTTGCACAAGCTAGAAGGTTTTCTCGATCAACTTCCTTTCCAGATAACTTCCTAAATGCCAAGTATATTCCTGAGACATCAATAAATACACCTCCCAAGGAAGGATCACACAGGCAGTTGTCACCCTCAAATCGGATAATCAGGCCCACCTCTGGAAATGATAATGTTCATTCTCGGAGTCCTTTTGATAATATTCAACCGAAGAAATTAGCAGGGCATGATGAAGCCAATGCAGCACGAAGGTCTTTCAAAGATTTCCTCAGTACATTGACAAGAACCAAAGAAAGTATATCACGCGCGACACGTCTTGCTATTGAGTGTGCTAAATTTGGCATTGCTGGTGAG GCAATTGACATCATCGTTGAACACCTGGAAAAGGAATCAAATTTATATAAGAGGGTGGATCTCTTCTTTCTTGTAGATTCAATAACACAATGCTCCCGCAATCAGAAAG GTGGATCTGGAGATGTATATCCCTCTCTCATTCAGGCAGTTCTACCTCGAATTCTCTATGCTGCTGCACCTCCTGGAAACTCAGCATGGGAGAATCGAAAGCAATGTCTCAAG GTTTTGAAACTTTGGCTTGAAAGGAAAACACTTTCAGAATATGTCATCCGTCACCATATTAGAGAAATTGAGACTATCAACGAGGCATCATTTGGAAGTTCTCGCCGTCCTTCAAGAACAGAGAGAGCTCTAAATGACCCTTTGCGTGACAATGAAGGAATGCTTGTTGATGAGTATGGGAG CAATGCTGGTTTTCAGCTACCCAACTTAATTTGTACAAAAGTacttgaagaagaggaagaaagctCTTCTGAAGATAGGAGCTTGAGCTTTGAAGCTGTTACACCTGAACAGGATGCCCCATATAATGATGACAATGAAGAATCTCAAATACCTGTTGAGAAGCATCACCACATTCTTGAAGAGGTTGATGGTGAGCTTGAGATGGAGGATGTAGCTCCACCATCTGATATTGAAGCAACCACCAAATGCCAAACAGAGCAAAGTGACACCAATTGTGCACCATCTGATCAACGGCATTCAGATGTTGGCCCTCCACTTCCTGTGGACTGGCCTCCATCACCTCCGCCGTTGCCATCATCTCCTCCGCCTGTGCCACCTCCTCTACCTGCCCCCGTTCCTCAGAGTGCGCAGATGCAGCCTAAATTACAAATGGCATCTGATCCCATTGGGCCGCATCCTCCAAGAACTACATAT AATGTTCAAAGTCAACAACCGCATTCAATTGCAGAGCACCCAGGTAACATGAATTCTTCTGCTGCATCATTGCCACCCCCACCTTTTAATAATTCGGGATATGGAGCGCAACCAAATCAGATACCACCTCCCCCACCAATGGCACCACTCAATCCTCCTGGTCCCCATGGTAGTTTCCCTGCTCCCCCAGCACCATACCATGGGAATAACTATCATCGGCCTCCAGCCACAACAATGCCTAACGAGGGATATCATCTGCAACCACCACCCCCTCCACCACCTCCAAATCAATTCCCTTCTGTGCCGCCAGAACACCAACATAGGCCACATCACTGGGGTAATAACTGTCCACCTTATCCTGAGAGATATCGGTACAATGGACATGATCGAGGTCATCACAGACATGATAGAAGGCATCATGGGCATGACAGACAACAACATTATGATGATAGAGGATACCACTATGATGATAGAGGATATCACTATGATGATAGAGGCCATTACTTCGATGATAGAAGACATCATTTTGATGACAGAGAACATCACTTCGATGAGAGAGCTATTAGGGGGCCAATGCACAATGAGGCTGCTGACAGGGGAAGATATCCTTTTCCTCCAG TCATAAGCAGGACCTCCTCCGATTCCTGA